One window from the genome of Megalobrama amblycephala isolate DHTTF-2021 linkage group LG4, ASM1881202v1, whole genome shotgun sequence encodes:
- the LOC125267071 gene encoding uncharacterized protein LOC125267071, with protein MSRTTDPAGHWKDLETWLSVVTDSLLPKAAETLKHQTQDQLDDNIASLMKQDPSQSYSHKELAKITSSLSHTLIATLKLSDRQAAHRQQELTHAQRRIEQLELEAQERREGPDEVEQGAKEEINRLKETLAATTQEMERGRADYADLSDKLQYAEQLLEKAKADFRDKNSRIKALETHLNESRNEVSRLKQQLDYIKEESDSIKEELKHAYELRCEPSRTRRTPTSPLPSRTGSPVPGLAHDQKGAVPKQSPVPSEESYLPTKLKERAPASHRSSHGLDLRDLDKLARNIGKFTPNVPGSPNVQSYLQDIDFHLEMRPNVTDKDRLYLLRATSSSEVRSFLDRQPAHTKTDYHLLREALIKEFADPESERGLVAALETKQGRHETPQVFYSRLRLAYFGSRNEQSMEEELNFKTLFLRNLHPGVSHHLGVLACPRTMSAQQLRDLAHKAYCKQKMALEKGTKTTTVLDFNTQSQGLALEGTQRQDLAKPTPKEWNASSSNREWDSHTGTRPKQRDNRWDGPRGRQRSPGRHWENSWNQSRPRESHWEKTWNHPSSFGNTRGKGSWESKGERQTHPGATSPRNRRKNSQRFQADRAQNESIPEQKTSSCFDSQELMKMMMKEFFQRKEDDRKWEEKAKPDSF; from the coding sequence ATGTCTCGCACAACAGACCCTGCTGGACACTGGAAGGATCTGGAGACCTGGCTAAGTGTTGTAACAGACAGCCTCCTACCTAAGGCCGCTGAAACACTAAAGCATCAGACACAGGACCAGCTGGATGACAACATAGCAAGCCTCATGAAACAGGACCCAAGCCAGAGCTACAGTCACAAAGAACTAGCCAAGATCACCAGCTCCTTAAGCCACACACTCATCGCCACCCTCAAACTGAGCGACAGGCAAGCCGCCCATCGCCAGCAGGAGCTGACACATGCACAACGGCGCATCGAACAGCTGGAGCTGGAGGCTCAGGAACGACGAGAAGGGCCTGATGAAGTGGAACAAGGCGCCAAAGAGGAGATCAACAGGCTAAAAGAGACCCTAGCAGCTACTACGCAAGAAATGGAACGAGGCAGAGCAGACTACGCTGACCTCTCCGACAAGCTACAATACGCAGAACAGCTACTGGAAAAAGCAAAGGCTGACTTCAGAGACAAGAACAGCCGAATTAAAGCTCTCGAAACTCACCTGAATGAGTCAAGAAATGAGGTCAGCCGCCTAAAACAACAGCTTGACTACATCAAAGAAGAGTCTGACAGTATTAAAGAGGAACTCAAGCATGCATATGAATTGCGCTGTGAGCCGTCAAGAACACGTCGGACACCGACTTCACCTTTGCCAAGCAGGACCGGCTCCCCTGTTCCTGGACTGGCACATGATCAAAAGGGGGCAGTGCCAAAACAGTCACCTGTTCCCTCCGAAGAATCCTACCTCCCCACTAAGCTAAAAGAACGTGCTCCAGCCAGCCACAGATCATCTCATGGCTTGGACCTCAGAGACCTTGACAAGCTTGCTAGAAACATTGGCAAATTCACTCCAAATGTGCCAGGTAGTCCAAATGTTCAGAGTTATCTGCAAGATATTGACTTCCATCTGGAAATGAGACCCAATGTCACTGACAAAGATAGACTTTATTTGCTCAGAGCCACATCCAGCTCTGAAGTGCGCAGCTTCCTGGACCGGCAGCCTGCCCACACAAAGACTGATTACCACCTGCTCCGAGAAGCTCTCATCAAAGAGTTTGCCGACCCTGAGTCAGAACGAGGACTAGTGGCTGCCCTGGAAACAAAACAAGGTCGTCACGAAACTCCTCAAGTCTTCTATAGCCGACTAAGGCTAGCATACTTCGGGTCTCGCAACGAACAGAGCATGGAGGAGGAATTGAACTTCAAAACTCTCTTCCTGAGAAACCTCCATCCTGGGGTGAGCCACCATCTTGGCGTCCTTGCCTGTCCACGCACAATGAGTGCTCAACAGTTAAGAGACTTGGCGCACAAAGCCTACTGTAAACAGAAGATGGCCTTAGAAAAGGGCACCAAAACCACCACAGTTCTTGACTTCAACACACAGAGTCAAGGGCTGGCCCTAGAGGGCACCCAGCGTCAAGACCTTGCCAAGCCGACACCCAAAGAGTGGAATGCATCTTCGTCCAACAGAGAGTGGGACTCCCACACTGGTACTCGACCTAAACAGAGAGACAACCGCTGGGATGGACCACGTGGACGACAACGCTCACCTGGACGTCACTGGGAAAATTCATGGAACCAATCAAGACCTCGTGAGAGTCATTGGGAGAAAACCTGGAATCACCCAAGCTCATTTGGAAACACCAGAGGAAAAGGCTCATGGGAATCCAAGGGAGAACGACAAACACACCCTGGAGCAACCAGCCCAAGGAATCGACGAAAAAACTCACAAAGATTCCAAGCTGACAGAGCTCAAAATGAATCCATACCAGAACAAAAGACTTCATCTTGTTTCGACTCTCAAGAGCTGATGAAAATGATGATGAAGGAGTTCTTCCAACGAAAGGAGGATGACCGGAAGTGGGAAGAGAAAGCGAAACCAGATTCATTCTGA